A part of Melittangium boletus DSM 14713 genomic DNA contains:
- the larB gene encoding nickel pincer cofactor biosynthesis protein LarB, with protein MDEKTLTRLLEQVKGGKVSVDAAVGQLKDLPFAELGYATLDTHRSLRFGFPEVVLGEPKTVEQLLGIVGKLMEVKQPVLVTRLQQDKADALRKAFPKGEYHAVARIFHVKQGKPKAGKVAVVTAGTSDIPVAEEAALTAEAMGATVNRVYDVGVAGIHRLLKRREEIQSAHAAVVVAGMEGALASAVGGLVGIPVVAVPTSVGYGANFGGVSALLAMVNSCASNVATMNIDNGFGGGFYAALISRTKGQR; from the coding sequence ATGGACGAGAAGACGCTCACCCGACTGCTCGAGCAGGTGAAGGGCGGCAAGGTTTCCGTGGACGCCGCCGTGGGGCAACTCAAGGATCTGCCCTTCGCCGAGCTGGGCTATGCGACCCTGGACACGCACCGGAGCCTGCGCTTCGGCTTTCCGGAGGTGGTGCTGGGCGAGCCGAAGACAGTGGAACAACTGCTCGGCATCGTGGGCAAGCTGATGGAGGTCAAGCAGCCGGTGCTGGTGACGCGGCTGCAGCAGGACAAGGCCGATGCGTTGCGCAAGGCCTTCCCGAAGGGCGAGTACCACGCCGTGGCGCGCATCTTCCACGTGAAGCAGGGCAAGCCCAAGGCGGGCAAGGTGGCGGTGGTGACGGCGGGCACGAGCGACATTCCCGTCGCCGAGGAAGCGGCTCTCACCGCCGAGGCGATGGGCGCCACGGTGAACCGCGTGTACGACGTGGGCGTGGCGGGCATCCACCGGCTGTTGAAGCGGCGCGAGGAGATCCAGTCCGCGCACGCGGCGGTGGTGGTGGCGGGGATGGAGGGCGCACTGGCGAGCGCGGTGGGCGGATTGGTGGGCATTCCCGTGGTGGCGGTGCCGACGTCGGTGGGGTACGGGGCCAACTTCGGGGGCGTGTCCGCGCTGCTGGCGATGGTGAATTCGTGCGCTTCCAACGTGGCGACGATGAACATCGACAATGGCTTTGGTGGCGGTTTCTACGCGGCGCTCATCTCGCGCACGAAGGGTCAGCGGTAG
- the larC gene encoding nickel pincer cofactor biosynthesis protein LarC encodes MRKILYLEPVGGIAGDMFLAAGIDLGLSPDELTRALSGLGVPGWKLAVKRAVRHAISGTHLDVVLDEREAHPHRAYADIRQLIEAAPTLPPRAKERALAVFRAIGEAEAKVHGVSIDDIHFHEVGAVDSIVDICGAAVVLELLGDPEVFAAPPPLGSGTIRVAHGNMPIPVPATLELLKNLPVRFEGVGELTTPTGAALLKVLTHIGQPPPDFITERIGYGVGTKDFRDRPNVLRASLGRAEARAEGLWVLEANLDDSTPQLLGYLLEHVLVRGALDAWVVPATMKKARPGHVLSVLVEGGVKESVMDTLLRESTTLGVRSYPVERRALERDWVEVETPWGRVRVKRGLRNGEVLNAHPEFEDCRQVAEAAGVPLKQVMAAALAALGSGK; translated from the coding sequence ATGCGCAAGATTCTCTATCTGGAGCCCGTGGGTGGCATCGCCGGGGACATGTTCCTGGCGGCGGGAATCGACCTGGGTCTGTCCCCGGATGAGCTGACGCGGGCGCTCAGTGGGCTCGGCGTGCCGGGCTGGAAGCTGGCGGTGAAGCGCGCGGTTCGTCATGCCATCAGTGGCACGCACCTGGACGTGGTGCTGGACGAGCGCGAGGCGCATCCGCACCGGGCCTATGCGGACATCCGCCAGCTCATCGAGGCCGCGCCCACGCTGCCGCCCCGGGCGAAGGAGCGGGCCCTGGCGGTGTTCCGGGCCATTGGCGAGGCCGAGGCGAAGGTGCACGGCGTGTCCATCGACGACATCCACTTCCACGAGGTGGGCGCGGTGGATTCCATCGTGGACATCTGCGGCGCGGCGGTGGTGCTGGAACTCCTGGGCGATCCGGAAGTGTTCGCGGCGCCGCCTCCGCTCGGCAGCGGCACCATCCGCGTGGCGCACGGCAACATGCCCATTCCGGTGCCGGCCACGCTGGAGTTGCTCAAGAACCTGCCCGTGCGCTTCGAGGGCGTGGGCGAGCTGACGACGCCCACGGGCGCGGCCCTGCTCAAGGTCCTCACGCACATCGGCCAGCCTCCGCCGGACTTCATCACCGAGCGCATCGGCTACGGCGTGGGGACGAAGGACTTCCGCGACCGGCCCAACGTGCTGCGCGCGTCGCTCGGCCGGGCCGAGGCTCGGGCCGAGGGGCTCTGGGTGCTGGAGGCGAACCTGGATGACAGCACGCCCCAGTTGCTCGGCTACCTGCTGGAGCACGTGCTGGTCCGGGGCGCGCTGGACGCTTGGGTGGTCCCCGCGACGATGAAGAAGGCGCGGCCAGGGCACGTGTTGAGCGTTCTGGTGGAGGGCGGCGTGAAGGAGTCGGTGATGGACACGCTCCTGCGCGAGTCCACCACGCTGGGGGTTCGCTCCTATCCGGTGGAGCGCCGGGCGCTCGAGCGCGACTGGGTGGAGGTGGAGACGCCCTGGGGCCGGGTGCGCGTGAAGCGCGGCCTGCGCAATGGCGAGGTGCTCAATGCCCACCCTGAATTCGAGGACTGCCGCCAGGTGGCCGAGGCCGCGGGGGTGCCGCTCAAGCAGGTGATGGCGGCGGCGCTCGCGGCGCTCGGCTCCGGCAAGTGA
- a CDS encoding FAD-dependent monooxygenase, giving the protein MLDALVVGAGPTGLTMASELARHGLRCRIIEQLEAPSPLSRALAVQARTLELFEDLGLVERALASGRRTNAFNVVGTGGVRARVPLGGFEWLETRYPYILMLPQDATESMLTEHLGTFGVGVERGVALERFTQDAERVVATLRHADGRSEQVTARWLLGCDGARSRVRKGADLPFEGDTYEDACVLADVHVEWSLEEGEVFIMPTLHGVVGVFPMPGDSRYRLFFIMPRTDESDQADDIEPLSLEELQALVDRMVPLPARVSEPRWMSRYRLHRRGVPHYRRGRVFLAGDAAHIHSPAGGQGMNTGIQDAYNLAWKLALVTRGRVPEALLDTYEAERLPVGRMLLEGTDRAFMIMAGGGAISRLLRSLVVPRVARKLSGVLRAQRFASRFVSQLAIRYRESPLSTERLWGEDAGGVRMEQGPAPGSRVPELPVKGEGVERLHQVLHGPHHTLLLFTGLVPEARGADDLVALARRLEAAYGPFLKARVVVAGAEAPASHMLADTDGAVHRRFGAGSACFYLVRPDGYVGHRERPIDPRRLEAELTRRMGR; this is encoded by the coding sequence ATGTTGGACGCACTGGTGGTGGGCGCGGGTCCGACGGGGCTGACCATGGCCTCCGAGTTGGCCCGGCATGGATTGCGCTGCCGCATCATCGAGCAGCTCGAGGCGCCGTCGCCGCTCTCCCGTGCGCTGGCGGTGCAGGCCCGCACGCTGGAGCTCTTCGAGGATCTGGGCCTCGTCGAGCGGGCGCTCGCGTCGGGGCGGCGGACGAACGCCTTCAACGTGGTGGGGACGGGAGGGGTCCGCGCGCGCGTGCCCCTGGGCGGCTTCGAGTGGCTGGAGACGCGCTATCCCTACATCCTCATGCTTCCGCAGGACGCCACCGAGTCCATGCTCACCGAGCACCTGGGCACGTTCGGGGTGGGGGTGGAGCGGGGCGTGGCGCTGGAGCGCTTCACGCAGGACGCGGAGCGGGTCGTGGCCACGCTGCGGCACGCGGATGGCCGGAGCGAGCAGGTGACGGCGCGCTGGTTGCTCGGGTGTGACGGCGCGCGCAGCCGGGTGCGCAAGGGAGCGGATCTGCCCTTCGAGGGCGATACCTACGAGGACGCGTGCGTGCTGGCCGATGTGCACGTGGAGTGGTCGCTCGAAGAGGGGGAGGTCTTCATCATGCCGACCCTGCACGGAGTGGTCGGCGTCTTCCCGATGCCCGGAGACAGCCGCTACCGCTTGTTCTTCATCATGCCGCGGACGGACGAGTCCGATCAGGCCGATGACATCGAGCCCCTGTCCCTGGAGGAGCTCCAGGCGCTGGTGGATCGCATGGTGCCGCTGCCCGCGCGCGTGAGCGAGCCGCGCTGGATGTCGCGCTACCGGCTGCACCGCCGGGGCGTGCCGCACTATCGCCGGGGCCGGGTCTTCCTCGCGGGGGATGCCGCGCACATCCACAGTCCCGCGGGTGGCCAGGGGATGAACACGGGCATCCAGGACGCCTACAACCTCGCCTGGAAGCTGGCGCTCGTCACCCGGGGGCGCGTGCCGGAGGCCCTGCTCGACACCTACGAGGCCGAGCGGCTGCCGGTGGGGCGCATGCTGCTGGAGGGAACGGATCGGGCCTTCATGATCATGGCGGGAGGAGGGGCTATCTCTCGACTCCTGCGCAGCCTCGTGGTTCCGCGCGTCGCCCGGAAGTTGTCTGGAGTCCTCCGGGCTCAGCGCTTCGCCTCCCGCTTCGTCTCCCAGCTCGCCATCCGCTACCGCGAGAGCCCGCTGTCCACCGAGCGCCTGTGGGGTGAGGACGCGGGCGGCGTGCGGATGGAGCAGGGCCCCGCGCCGGGTTCCCGCGTGCCGGAGTTGCCCGTGAAGGGCGAGGGCGTGGAGCGTCTGCATCAGGTGCTGCACGGGCCCCACCACACGCTGCTGTTGTTCACCGGGCTGGTTCCCGAGGCGCGAGGCGCCGATGACCTGGTGGCGCTCGCGCGACGGTTGGAGGCGGCGTACGGACCCTTCCTGAAGGCGCGCGTGGTGGTGGCCGGCGCCGAGGCTCCGGCTTCCCACATGTTGGCGGACACGGATGGCGCGGTGCATCGCCGGTTCGGCGCGGGCTCGGCGTGCTTCTACCTGGTGCGGCCCGACGGCTACGTGGGCCACCGCGAGCGGCCCATCGATCCGCGACGGCTCGAGGCGGAACTCACGCGGCGCATGGGCCGCTAG
- a CDS encoding dipeptide epimerase: MQPTRITELRFEPLDLPLTEPFAIATGAPDMANNVLVRLTLADGTVGLGEAAPFTAVSGESQASTLEALGSVREAMLGKDAAAWRPIGAWLGEALPKAPSARCGLELALLDALCRHHRMPLATFFGGAGTGLDIDMTVTAGDEAHAAASARAIRARGIRTLKVKVGALSPEEDVRRMVVIRREAPEARLFADANGGYTVAGARTFLSGLEAAGIPLALFEQPVPREDWEGMAELTRSSRVPICADESARTVKDVVRLAREGGAHGVNLKFMKSGVGESLAMWNAARAFGMELMMGGMVESTLAMSSAVHFAAGLGGFDYADLDTHLFIREHAFRGGLRVEGGRVDVGHIEAGHGVVLD; the protein is encoded by the coding sequence ATGCAACCGACCCGCATCACCGAGCTGCGCTTCGAGCCGCTGGACCTGCCTCTCACGGAGCCCTTCGCCATCGCCACGGGCGCGCCGGACATGGCGAACAACGTGCTGGTGCGCCTGACGCTCGCGGATGGGACGGTGGGCCTGGGCGAGGCGGCGCCCTTCACCGCGGTCTCCGGTGAGTCTCAGGCGAGCACGCTCGAGGCCCTGGGCTCCGTGCGCGAGGCGATGCTCGGCAAGGACGCGGCGGCCTGGCGCCCCATCGGTGCGTGGCTCGGCGAGGCCCTGCCGAAGGCTCCCTCCGCGCGCTGTGGACTGGAATTGGCGTTGCTGGACGCGTTGTGCCGCCACCACCGCATGCCGTTGGCCACCTTCTTCGGGGGCGCGGGCACCGGCCTGGACATCGACATGACGGTGACGGCCGGAGACGAGGCCCACGCGGCGGCGTCGGCCCGGGCGATTCGCGCGCGAGGCATCCGCACGCTCAAGGTGAAGGTGGGCGCGCTGTCGCCGGAAGAGGACGTGCGGCGCATGGTGGTCATCCGCCGGGAAGCGCCCGAGGCCCGGCTGTTCGCGGACGCGAATGGGGGCTACACGGTGGCGGGGGCGCGCACGTTCCTCTCGGGGTTGGAGGCCGCGGGCATTCCGCTGGCGCTCTTCGAGCAGCCCGTGCCTCGCGAGGACTGGGAGGGCATGGCGGAGCTGACGCGTTCCTCGCGGGTGCCCATCTGCGCGGACGAGTCGGCCCGGACGGTGAAGGACGTGGTGCGCCTGGCGCGAGAGGGCGGGGCGCACGGAGTCAACCTCAAGTTCATGAAGAGCGGCGTGGGGGAGTCCCTGGCCATGTGGAACGCGGCGCGCGCCTTCGGCATGGAATTGATGATGGGGGGCATGGTGGAGAGCACCCTGGCCATGAGCAGCGCGGTACACTTCGCCGCGGGCCTGGGTGGCTTCGACTACGCGGACCTCGACACGCACCTCTTCATCCGGGAGCACGCCTTCCGGGGAGGCCTGCGGGTGGAGGGAGGGCGGGTGGACGTCGGACACATCGAGGCGGGACACGGGGTCGTGCTGGACTGA
- the pulA gene encoding pullulanase-type alpha-1,6-glucosidase — translation MILSSPPLGRRRARALLGALVFASAGSALAAPSDVSLVGSVCASGEPCSALTFDAGDKAWQGSFALPAGTHTFRAAVTEDGATSIYGQGGAKDGAAFTLELSTPQTVKFYYDDKSHWITTRYNSVIAVAPGSFQSELGCPGDWQPDCLGSWLKDPDGDGVYTFSTTELPAGSYEGKVAINESWDENYGAGGAPSGANIGFSVPSAGLPVIFTYDSTSHVLNIEVVGAPKGDIQLRRAHWVSGDLLVWEPSVTIPATATFALHYDPSGAMSLGPAGISGGQSIPLTRETVGLPPQLAEKFPHLVGKPVFRIADEDLFKVKDILKGQVALSLVDADQNMLDATGVQLPGVLDELYANDAALGVTWNGAEPTFRLWAPTARNVTLRLYNDATTTFWSSLPMTLDATTGVWSTVGGTLLKGHYYLYEVEVYVPSLKAVVKNLVTDPYSVSLSLNSTRSQLVDLADASLAPTGWSSLVKPALAAPEDIVLYELHVRDFSIHDNTVPAPKRGTFLAFTEANSNGMKHLRGLAAKGLTHVHLLPAFDIATIEEDRTKQQEPSGDLASFAPDSEQQQAAVVAVKDLDGFNWGYDPFHYTVPEGSYAVEPNGSARILEFRQMVKALSDSGLRVVMDVVYNHTAFGGQADKSVLDRVVPGYYQRLNADGNVETSTCCQNTASEHAMFEKLMVDSLVTWAKFYKVDGFRFDLMGHHMKSNMLKVQAKLAALTQAKDGVDGSRIYLYGEGWDFGEVTNNARGVNATQLNMSGTGIGTFSDRLRDAARGGGPFSGLQEQGFISGLWDDPNSATSGSAEDQRQRLLHYMDQIRVGLAGNLRDYSFMNKDGTVVTGAEVDYNGQPTGYTSDPQEVITYVSAHDNETLFDAVQFKASASADMDARVRMHNMGLSLVALGQGIPFFHAGDELLRSKSLDRNSYNSGDWFNTLDFTYASNNWGVGLPPEADNKDNWPTMRSLLANPALKPGPAHIRRALEHFGEVLSIRKSAALFRLRTAADIQEHVHFLNTGPSQIPGLLVMNIRNEDATDGITDAVVFFNANKEQQVFHIADYAGRSMQPHPALQASTDPVLQGATFQSSGDFIVPGRTTAVFVNTYVPPEDAGTPDAGGGIDAGPGPGEDAGTPDDAGTDTDGGTPDAGGDAGTPDDAGTDADGGTTPDAGGEIDAGPGGDAGTPDDAGTRDGGGSAPGDDGGTEPGADAGPGNDGGTAPDGPGQGGCGGCAGSGGGSFGGLALLLGGLLRSRRRQA, via the coding sequence ATGATCCTCTCCTCTCCACCCCTCGGAAGACGCCGGGCGCGGGCGCTGCTGGGCGCGCTCGTGTTTGCCTCGGCGGGAAGCGCGCTCGCGGCGCCCTCGGATGTCTCGCTCGTCGGTTCCGTGTGCGCCTCGGGCGAGCCCTGCTCCGCGCTGACCTTCGACGCGGGGGACAAAGCCTGGCAGGGCTCGTTCGCGCTGCCCGCGGGCACCCACACGTTCCGCGCGGCCGTGACGGAAGACGGGGCCACCTCCATCTATGGCCAGGGAGGCGCCAAGGATGGTGCCGCGTTCACCCTGGAACTCTCCACACCGCAAACGGTCAAGTTCTACTACGACGACAAGTCGCACTGGATCACCACGCGGTACAACTCCGTCATCGCCGTGGCGCCGGGCAGCTTCCAGAGCGAGCTGGGATGTCCGGGGGATTGGCAGCCGGATTGCCTGGGCTCGTGGCTGAAGGATCCGGATGGGGACGGCGTCTACACGTTCTCCACCACGGAGCTGCCCGCGGGCAGCTACGAGGGCAAGGTCGCCATCAATGAGAGCTGGGATGAGAACTACGGCGCGGGCGGTGCTCCGAGCGGGGCCAATATCGGCTTTTCGGTGCCCTCCGCGGGGCTGCCCGTGATCTTCACCTACGACTCCACCTCGCATGTGTTGAACATCGAGGTCGTCGGCGCGCCCAAGGGCGATATCCAGTTGCGCCGCGCCCACTGGGTGTCCGGGGACTTGTTGGTGTGGGAGCCCTCGGTGACGATTCCCGCGACGGCGACCTTCGCGCTGCACTACGACCCCTCGGGGGCGATGTCGCTCGGTCCGGCGGGCATCTCCGGTGGGCAGTCGATTCCGCTGACTCGCGAGACGGTGGGTTTGCCTCCGCAGCTCGCGGAGAAGTTCCCCCATCTGGTGGGCAAGCCCGTGTTCCGCATCGCGGATGAGGACCTCTTCAAGGTCAAGGACATCCTCAAGGGCCAGGTGGCGCTCTCGCTCGTGGACGCCGACCAGAACATGTTGGATGCCACGGGGGTTCAACTGCCCGGCGTGCTGGACGAGCTGTACGCCAATGACGCGGCGCTGGGGGTCACCTGGAATGGCGCCGAGCCCACGTTCCGGCTCTGGGCCCCCACGGCCCGCAACGTGACCCTGCGCCTGTATAATGACGCCACGACGACGTTCTGGAGCTCCCTGCCGATGACGCTCGACGCCACCACGGGCGTCTGGAGCACGGTGGGCGGAACGCTCCTCAAGGGTCACTACTACCTCTACGAGGTCGAGGTGTACGTGCCCTCCCTCAAGGCGGTCGTGAAGAACCTGGTGACAGACCCCTACTCGGTGAGCCTGTCGCTCAACAGCACGCGCAGCCAGCTCGTCGATCTGGCGGATGCGTCGCTCGCGCCCACGGGCTGGTCCTCGCTGGTGAAGCCCGCGCTGGCGGCGCCCGAGGACATCGTCCTCTACGAGCTGCACGTGCGCGATTTCAGCATCCACGACAACACGGTGCCAGCGCCCAAGCGTGGCACCTTCCTGGCCTTCACCGAGGCGAATTCCAACGGCATGAAGCACCTGCGGGGCCTGGCCGCCAAGGGCCTCACCCATGTGCACCTGCTGCCGGCGTTCGACATCGCCACCATCGAAGAGGACCGCACGAAGCAGCAGGAGCCGAGCGGGGACCTGGCGTCCTTCGCTCCGGACTCGGAGCAGCAGCAGGCGGCGGTGGTCGCGGTGAAGGACCTGGACGGCTTCAACTGGGGCTATGACCCGTTCCACTACACCGTGCCCGAGGGCAGCTACGCGGTGGAGCCGAACGGCAGCGCGCGCATCCTCGAGTTCCGCCAGATGGTGAAGGCGCTGTCGGACAGCGGCCTGCGCGTGGTGATGGACGTGGTCTACAACCACACGGCCTTCGGGGGACAGGCGGACAAGTCGGTGCTCGACCGGGTGGTGCCTGGCTACTACCAGCGCCTCAACGCCGACGGCAACGTGGAGACGAGCACCTGCTGCCAGAACACCGCCTCCGAGCACGCCATGTTCGAGAAGCTCATGGTGGATTCGCTCGTCACCTGGGCGAAGTTCTACAAGGTGGATGGCTTCCGCTTCGACCTGATGGGCCACCACATGAAGTCCAACATGCTCAAGGTCCAGGCGAAGCTCGCCGCGCTCACCCAGGCCAAGGACGGCGTGGATGGCTCGAGGATCTACCTCTATGGCGAGGGCTGGGACTTCGGCGAGGTGACCAACAACGCGCGGGGCGTGAACGCCACCCAGCTCAACATGTCCGGCACCGGCATTGGCACGTTCAGCGACCGTCTGCGCGACGCGGCCCGTGGCGGTGGCCCGTTCAGCGGCCTGCAAGAGCAGGGCTTCATCAGCGGCCTCTGGGACGACCCCAACTCGGCGACCTCGGGCAGTGCCGAGGACCAGCGCCAGCGGCTGCTGCACTACATGGATCAGATCCGCGTGGGTCTGGCCGGCAACCTGCGCGACTACTCCTTCATGAACAAGGACGGCACGGTCGTGACGGGTGCCGAGGTGGACTACAACGGCCAGCCCACCGGCTACACGTCGGATCCCCAGGAGGTCATCACCTACGTCTCCGCGCACGACAACGAGACGCTGTTCGACGCCGTCCAGTTCAAGGCGTCCGCTTCCGCCGACATGGACGCGCGCGTGCGCATGCACAACATGGGCTTGAGCCTGGTGGCGCTCGGCCAGGGCATTCCCTTCTTCCACGCGGGCGATGAGTTGCTGCGGTCCAAGTCCCTGGACCGCAACAGCTACAACTCGGGCGACTGGTTCAACACGCTCGACTTCACCTACGCGTCGAACAACTGGGGCGTGGGCCTGCCTCCGGAAGCGGACAACAAGGACAACTGGCCCACGATGCGCTCGCTGCTCGCCAATCCGGCGCTCAAGCCCGGTCCCGCGCACATCCGCCGGGCGCTGGAGCACTTCGGCGAGGTGCTGAGCATCCGCAAGAGCGCGGCCCTGTTCCGGCTGCGCACGGCCGCGGACATCCAGGAGCACGTGCACTTCCTGAACACGGGCCCGTCCCAGATTCCGGGCCTGCTGGTCATGAACATCCGGAACGAGGATGCCACCGATGGCATCACGGATGCGGTGGTGTTCTTCAACGCCAACAAGGAGCAGCAGGTCTTCCACATCGCCGACTACGCGGGCCGCTCCATGCAACCGCACCCCGCGTTGCAGGCGTCGACGGACCCTGTCCTCCAGGGCGCTACCTTCCAATCTTCCGGTGACTTCATCGTGCCGGGCCGCACCACGGCGGTGTTCGTGAACACGTACGTCCCGCCGGAGGATGCGGGGACGCCGGACGCGGGCGGTGGAATCGACGCGGGTCCGGGCCCTGGCGAGGATGCCGGGACGCCGGACGACGCGGGCACCGACACGGATGGGGGTACTCCGGACGCGGGCGGAGATGCCGGGACGCCGGACGACGCGGGCACCGACGCGGACGGAGGCACCACCCCGGACGCGGGTGGTGAAATCGACGCGGGCCCGGGCGGAGACGCCGGAACGCCGGACGACGCGGGCACCCGCGATGGGGGTGGTTCGGCTCCCGGGGATGACGGAGGCACGGAGCCGGGTGCCGACGCGGGCCCGGGTAACGATGGGGGCACCGCTCCGGACGGCCCTGGCCAGGGCGGGTGCGGGGGTTGCGCCGGTTCGGGCGGAGGCTCCTTCGGGGGTCTGGCGCTGCTGCTGGGTGGCCTGCTGCGCTCGCGCCGCCGTCAGGCGTAG
- a CDS encoding alpha-amylase family glycosyl hydrolase, with the protein MPSLRSSCLLLPLFTLTSCVTGPATPVDGSPTPRVELAAPTANLWYQHAVFYEVFVRSFQDSNGDGKGDLAGLISRLDYLNDGDPNTTSDLGVDALWLMPVFDSPSYHGYDTTNYERIEPDYGTNADFERLCAEAHRRGMRVIVDLVINHTSSQHPWFQESAASPESAKRDWYVWSPVDPGWRQPWDLFSQGATWHPLNGAYYYGVFWGGMPDLNLRTPAVREEVKRLASFWLDKGVDGFRLDAVRYLIETSGGLTGQADTAETHAFWKEFAAHVRSVKPDAALVGEAWTNTPLIAPYYGSTAQVPQGDELPLNFNFPLAEEIIKAARLGNGNGLALKLSEMRSRYPVGVADAPFLTNHDHVRVATQLDGKPGALVTAASLVLTLPGSPFLYYGEEVGLLNGTTQNDEAKRTPMPWDGSTGGGFTSGTPWFAFAPGHENTHVAAQMTAPGSLLSRYRDLIRARHASPALERGGLTLLTSTQSRTSTLAFLRTLEGERVLVVHNLGDSAENAGPFELEGDLAEPLFVDSSVRAPERDGGTWRITLPARTTGIWRLR; encoded by the coding sequence ATGCCGAGCCTCCGCTCCTCGTGTCTCCTGCTCCCGCTGTTCACGCTGACGTCCTGCGTCACGGGTCCCGCGACTCCGGTCGACGGCTCGCCCACGCCCCGTGTGGAACTCGCCGCACCCACGGCCAACCTCTGGTACCAGCACGCCGTCTTCTACGAAGTCTTCGTGCGCAGCTTCCAGGACTCCAACGGTGACGGAAAGGGAGACCTGGCCGGCCTCATCTCGCGCCTGGACTACCTCAACGACGGAGATCCGAACACGACGTCGGACCTGGGCGTGGACGCGCTGTGGCTCATGCCCGTGTTCGACTCGCCGAGCTACCACGGCTACGACACGACGAACTACGAGCGCATCGAGCCGGACTACGGCACCAACGCGGACTTCGAGCGGCTGTGCGCCGAGGCCCACCGCCGGGGCATGCGCGTCATCGTGGACCTGGTCATCAACCACACGAGTTCACAGCATCCCTGGTTCCAGGAGTCCGCGGCCTCGCCCGAGTCGGCGAAGCGCGACTGGTACGTGTGGAGCCCCGTGGATCCAGGCTGGCGGCAGCCCTGGGATCTCTTCTCCCAGGGCGCGACCTGGCACCCGCTCAACGGCGCGTACTACTACGGCGTCTTCTGGGGCGGCATGCCGGACCTCAACCTGCGCACGCCCGCGGTGCGAGAGGAGGTCAAACGCCTGGCCTCGTTCTGGCTCGACAAGGGCGTGGATGGCTTCCGGTTGGACGCCGTGCGCTACCTCATCGAGACGAGTGGGGGCCTCACCGGACAGGCCGACACGGCCGAGACCCACGCCTTCTGGAAGGAGTTCGCCGCGCACGTGCGAAGCGTGAAGCCGGACGCGGCACTGGTGGGAGAGGCCTGGACGAATACGCCGCTCATCGCGCCCTATTACGGCTCCACCGCGCAGGTGCCCCAAGGCGATGAGCTCCCGCTCAACTTCAACTTCCCCCTCGCCGAGGAGATCATCAAGGCGGCGCGGCTGGGCAACGGCAATGGGCTCGCCTTGAAGTTGTCGGAGATGCGGAGCCGCTACCCCGTGGGCGTGGCGGACGCGCCCTTCCTCACCAATCACGATCACGTGCGCGTGGCCACGCAATTGGACGGAAAGCCGGGTGCGCTCGTGACCGCGGCCTCCCTGGTCCTCACGCTCCCCGGCTCGCCCTTCCTCTATTACGGCGAGGAGGTGGGCCTCTTGAACGGCACCACCCAGAACGACGAGGCCAAGCGCACGCCCATGCCCTGGGACGGGAGCACGGGTGGAGGCTTCACGTCCGGCACGCCCTGGTTCGCCTTCGCCCCCGGCCACGAGAACACCCACGTAGCCGCGCAGATGACGGCGCCCGGTTCACTGCTCTCGCGCTACCGCGACCTCATCCGGGCCCGCCATGCCTCCCCCGCCCTGGAGCGAGGTGGCCTCACCCTGCTCACCTCCACCCAGAGCCGCACCTCCACGCTGGCCTTCTTGCGCACGCTCGAGGGCGAGCGCGTCCTCGTGGTGCACAACCTCGGCGATTCCGCGGAGAACGCGGGCCCCTTCGAGCTGGAGGGCGACCTCGCCGAACCGCTCTTCGTGGACAGCTCCGTGCGCGCCCCCGAAAGAGACGGCGGCACCTGGCGCATCACCCTGCCCGCCCGCACCACCGGCATCTGGCGCCTGCGGTAG